TGTTGGTATAATGCGCTTTGTGATGAAGTAATGTGTAGTGGGTGCGTTGGTTTCAACAAAGGGCTTTTACGCTCTCCGGCATATACaagtactgtacatatataatatCGTGGGTGTGCATCTATGGCAATTGTATAACAGCTGTTAGGAGCCATTTTTGTCctactatttattaaaattttgtaatcACGTACGATAAATCAATACTGTAAAGGACTGGGCAGTGGTCTACCAAACCTCCAAACGAAACCTGAAAGTGGGGAATTGTTTCTGTCTCCCAGCTGAGAAGCAGCATTTTCAGGTTaaagaaatcatatttaaaagaatataactGGAATAGGATTGTTTCATATAACATATTCAAGTTAACTTAAGCTTGCATGTTAGTAACTTAGGCCATAACacatataataaatacagttCACATAATAGTAACAGTATCAAAccttttaaatcttaaatttaaaagcATGCCCCCAAACCGAGGTTGTTCTCCAGTCCTCATTTCTTAGTATGCAGACTGGGACTGACGACAGTCTGGATTTGTGACTTATGTCCTATTCCTAGTGGGTCGTCAGAGTCCAGGTTTATGTCCTTAATATAATGTTTCACGTCCTGTATCTGGATGTCCTCTTCTTTCCCCGCCAACTGACTGTTCATAAGGGGGAGGAACTGAGAATATGGGGCACTGTGTTTCTGCCCAGACTGCTTTGAGAGGAGTGACACAGGATGATTAGAGTGtggagaaaggaaaaaagaatatCCATTCTCCAGTAGCAATTCCTGAAAGGTGCAGTCTCCTTCAGAGTAAtgcagctgaaaaagaaaacaaaactcagtaccaaggttgcatttatttggtcaatatgttatatcaatattttatatataattaaaaaatgcagtttgtttCTCTGATGGGaaacctgaattttcagtatcattatcTGATATTTATcctcaattttgaaaacagcataattttttgtaaaaaccatgatagatttttttcaggattcttttgatcaatttaatgcctcgctgctaaataaaagtattaatttcttaaaaaatgaaaaacctaTTAACTTAACTATTTAAGGTATTATTAATTagcttaattattttaaataacattttatattataaaatttaatattttccttgtacaatttgcttttaaatggaaaaatagtAAATGCAAGTATCCACTTTATGTATACACTGCTTTCTCTCTGCTACACCAGAATGGTGTCTTTTTAactaattgtcttttttttttcaacttttttttttctcatttttaacaTAATCTACCGGATattt
The Cyprinus carpio isolate SPL01 unplaced genomic scaffold, ASM1834038v1 S000006451, whole genome shotgun sequence genome window above contains:
- the LOC109053049 gene encoding fibroblast growth factor 21-like codes for the protein MYLPERNVLLPFSTQVRECLLYTGNRKHGLCLEMNSDGSVRGSPVMKRNCVLNLRSVKAGETVIQSEATSLFLCVDDEDNLKGQLHYSEGDCTFQELLLENGYSFFLSPHSNHPVSLLSKQSGQKHSAPYSQFLPLMNSQLAGKEEDIQIQDVKHYIKDINLDSDDPLGIGHKSQIQTVVSPSLHTKK